DNA sequence from the Cetobacterium somerae ATCC BAA-474 genome:
AAATGTCTTAGCTACAATAGGTAAAGTTGTAGCTATTTTTTTAGGTGTTATTATATTGTATATTGGATTCACTAGACAGATATTTTTTAAAGATTTTTGGGGTGGTTCATTTAATAACGCATCTATCTTTTCTCAAGTTAAAGGTTGCATGCTACAAACGTTGTGGGCTTTTATTGGAATAGAAGGTGCTGTTGTTATTTCTGACAAAGCTTCAGATATTAAACTAGTTGGAAGAGCCACTATGATTGGATATTTCATATCTTTATTTTTATATGTTTTTATTGTACTTTTAAGTTATGGTGTTTTAAGTGATGCTGAACTAGCTGCACTTAAAGACCCTGCCCTATCTTATATTATTGAAGCTGTTATTGGTCCTGTTGGAGCTACTTTAGTTAATGTAGCTGTTTTAATATCTGTTGGAGGAGCTTGGCTTAGCTGGACTTTTTTAACAGCAGAAATACCATATAACGTAGCTTTGGATGGACTTTTTCCTAATTTTTTTAAAAAAGTAAATAAAAATGATGCTTGTTCTGGGGCTCTTTTTACAAATGGTATCTTAAAGCAGATTGTATTTTTTCTTTCATTATCTGCTCAAAATGCATATCTTGTTATTACTAACTCTGCATCATGTATGATTCTTATTCCTTATATTTTTTCATCGTTATTTTTAATGAAAATTGCAATTAAACATGCTCATAAAAAATGTTTTTATTGGGGAATAGGTGGAGTTATTTATGGTGCTTGGATGATTTATTCATCTGGATTAAGTTATGTTTTCCAATCTTTAACTATTTATTCTTTGGGAACTCTTTATTTTTTATTTGATACCAAAAGAAAAACTGGATATTTTTTTCAAAATATTAAGGAAAAGCTCATATCTTTTATAATTCTAACTTTAGGGTTTATTTCATTTTACAGTATAATAACTTAATTTAAAATAATAAAGGGAACAAAATATTTTGCTCCCTTTTGCTATATATTTGAATTGAATAATCTTTCAAATTTGAATTCATTTTCTAAAAATATTTTTACTATATTTGGATCAAAACTTTTTCCACTTTCATTTTTTATTATCTCTATCGCTTTTTCATGAGTAAATCCATCTTTATAAACTCTCTTTTGTCTCAGTGCATCATAAACATCTACAACTGATACAATTCTAGCTTCTAGTGGTATTTCTAATCCCTTTAAGCCACAAGGATAACCACTTCCATCCCATTTTTCATGATGATATCTTGCTATATTTTCAGCCATTATACTTACACCTGACTTTTTTATAATTTCATAACCTATCTCTGGATGTTCTTTTATTACTTTAAACTCTTCTTCTGTTAATTTTCCTGGTTTTTTAAGTATACTTCTATCTATACCTATTTTTCCAACATCATGAAGTGAAGCAACTCTTCCTATCTCTTCATAGAACTTTTTACTACATCCAAGTTTATTAGCTAAAAGTTCTGAATATAAATTTAACCTTTTTATATGATTGCCTGTTTCAAGATCGTTAAATTGATTTACTGCCTCTAAAGACGACACTAAAGATAACATTAAATCCTCATATTTTCTTTTCTCTACTAAGTTTTTTCTTCCTTTATATAATAAAATAAAACTGATTAACAAAATTCCCATTGAAAATATAAGAATTTTTTTAGATTTATCTGTTTCATAACTATTTTTTTCTAAATAAATATTTTTACTCATATTTTCATTTAAAAAACTAGCTGAAATATCTTTTAAAGCTTCATAAAGTTCTTTTTGCTCACTATTTACAACCATAGATACATCATATTTTTTATCTAAAATACCTGCAATTTTTATCTCTTTATCATAGCCAGTGTTATATAGTTTGTTAATCAATGTTTTATAATCACCAATACTATAATCTGCCTCTTTTCTTTTTACTTTCTCTATTGTTTCATCCATATCTTTAGCATAAATAAAGTTTTCTTCTTTTAGAAACTTCCTTAAATAATCCATATAATATGAATTCTCTACAACAGCAAATCTCTTCTTTCTTGCTTCTACCAAATTATTTATAAACCCATCCTCTTTTCTATTAAAAATAACAGGAGTTAATGTGTAATATGGATTTGTATAATTTTCATTATCTCTTATACTACTCTCTATTGTTGAGGCAATTGTTATATCATTACTTTTCCAATCCTCCTCTTTTGAATAAAAAATTTTTCTTACTTGAATACCTAAAATTTCTCCTACATCTTTTAAATACTCAATTGCTAAACCTTTTTCTTCACCATCTTCTATATAATAAAGAGGATAATTAGTTTTTTCTGTTGGAAAAACCACACTTATTGATTTATCTTTTAAATTCGTATATTTATCTCCAAATTTATCTTTATAATACTCTCTTCTAGAGTCACTTATCATATTTTTTAATGTTTCTGGTGAAATCTCTTCAAAATATCTCTTTAAATTTTTATAGAGCTTTTTTTCACTTTTTGGAACTGCTAGCGTTGTTACCATGATTGGAATTCTGCTTAACTCTATTTTACTTAAATTATCCTTAAATCCATATTGATTATCCGCTACAAATCCATCAACTTCACCATCTTTGAGCATTTGTAAACCTTTTTCTCGAGTTTCTATATCTATTATTTCACTATGCAAAAAATCATATTTTTCTAAAAATTCTCTATCTAAGTATGTTCCTTTAATAACTCCAACTCTTTTTTTATAAAAATTTGTAATATCTATAAAGTTATTATTTAAAAAATACATATTTGCTTTTAAATAAAAAAATGTGGGAATAAAGTAATACTTTTCTCTTCTTTCTTCATTTTCTATTAAATCCATTATTAAAATATTTTTACCTTTTTCCATATCTAAGATCAGATTTGTATCTAATTCTTTTAAATTTAAGTTTATTTTCTTTTTTTTATTAATGTCCTCAAATATTTTCGGATATAATCCTTTATACTGATTTTTTTCTTTATAGAAGAAAAAACTATTTTCATTTTCTAATAAAACTACATGCTCTTTTCCCATTAAAGTTGTACATAATAAAAAAGAAAAGAGTAGAAATTTTAGCATGTGTTCGGTCTCCCCCTAATTTATTTTTTTTAATTATACTATAATTTTAATGAAAAAGTAATCATAAAAAGATTAATTTTAGTTCCCATGAATAAATTGACAAATTAACCAAGATAATATATCATTAAGACATAAACAAAAGCATTTTAGAAAAAAAGAAAAAAGGAAATACAGATTTATCTTGTATTCTCTAAAAGATGTACAAATATTTATCGAACTTAATTTAAAAAAATATAAATTTTTAGGAGGTTTCCAAATGGCAGTTAAAGTAGCGATTAATGGATTCGGAAGAATTGGAAGATTAGCATTAAGATTAATGATGAACAACCCTGAGTTTGAGGTAGTAGCAATAAACGACTTAACAGACGCAAAAACTCTTGCTCACCTTTTCAAATATGACTCAGCACAAGGTAGATTCAACGGAACTATCGAGGTTATCGAAGGAGGATTCTCAGTTAACGGAAAAGAAATTAAAGTTTTAGCTGATAGAGATCCTAAAAACTTACCATGGGGAGAGTTAAAAGTAGACGTTGTTCTTGAGTGTACTGGATTCTTCACTTCTCAAGAGAAAGCTGGACTTCACTTAGAAGCTGGAGCTAAGAAAGTTGTTATATCTGCACCTGCAACAGGAGATATCAAAACTGTAGTTTATAACGTAAACCACCAAATTTTAGATGGTACAGAGACAGTAATTTCTGGAGCTTCTTGTACAACTAACTGTTTAGCACCAATGGCTAACGTATTAAACAATGAGTTTGGAGTTGTAGAAGGATTAATGACTACTATCCATGCTTATACAAACGACCAAAACACATTAGATGGACCACACGGTAAAGGAGATTTAAGAAGAGGTAGAGCTGCTGCTGCTAACATCGTTCCTAACACAACTGGAGCTGCAAAAGCAATCGGATTAGTAATCCCTGCACTAGCTGGAAAATTAGATGGAGCTGCTCAAAGAGTACCAGTAATCACTGGATCATTAACTGAGTTAGTAACTGTTTTAGAGAAGCCAGTAACTGTTGCTGAAATCAACGCTGCTATGAAAGCTGCTGCAAACGAGTCATTCGGATACACTGAGGAAGAGTTAGTATCTTCTGATATCATCGGAATCGAGTTCGGATCATTATTTGATGCAACTCAAACAAGAGTTATGACAGTTGGAGATAAGCAATTAGTTAAAACTGTTGCTTGGTACGATAACGAAATGTCTTATACTGCTCAATTAATAAGAACTTTAAAGTACTTCGTAGAAATTTCTAAGTAATTAGAGCATCTAGGAAAAACAGAATAAACAGAATAGCGGGACTATTTAGTTCCGCTTTTTTTTAAGAAAATATAAGTTGTTTATAAAAATTTTGGGAGGTTCATACAAAATGGCAAAAAAAATTGTAACTGATTTAAATGTAGCTGGTAAGAAAGTTTTAATGAGAGTTGATTTTAACGTTCCTATGAAAGATGGAAAAATCACTGACGAAAACAGAATCGTAGCTGCTTTACCAACTATAAAGTATGTTTTAGAAAATGGAGGAAAAGTAATCGCTTTTTCTCACTTAGGAAAAGTTAAAGAAGCTGCTGACTTAGAAAAAAGAAATATCGAGCCTGTTGCTAAGAGATTAGCTGAGCTTTTAGGACAACCTGTAACTTTCATCAATGCTACAAGAGGAGAAGAGTTAGAAAAGGCTGTTGCTAACTTAAAAGATGGAGAAATCTTAATGTTCCAAAACACTAGATTTGAAGATTTAGATGGTAAAAAAGAATCTAAAAATGATCCAGAGTTAGGAAAATACTGGGCTTCTTTAGGAGATTTATTCGTTAACGATGCATTTGGAACTGCTCACAGAGCTCATGCTTCTAACGTTGGAATCGCTGCTAACATTGGAGAAGGAAACACTGCTGCTGGATTCTTAATGGAAAAAGAGATTAAATTCATAGGTGGAGCTGTTGATGCACCAGAAAGACCTTTAGTTGCTATCTTAGGAGGAGCTAAAGTTTCTGATAAAATTGGAGTTATTGAAAACTTATTAGTTAAAGCTGATAAAATATTAATCGGTGGAGCTATGATGTTCACATTCTTTAAAGCTTTAGGAAAAAATACAGGAAAATCTCTTGTTGAAGAAGATAAAGTTGAGTTAGCTAAATCTTTATTAGAAAAAGCTAATGGAAAGATTATATTACCTATCGATACTGTAATCTGTAAAGAGTTCTCTAATGATGCACCTCACTCAGTTGTATCTGTAGATGCAATTCCTGATGACGAGATGGGATTAGATGTAGGACCTGCTACAGTTAAATTATTTGCTGATCAATTAGTTGGAGCAAAAACAGTTGTATGGAATGGACCTATGGGTGTATTTGAAATGTCTAACTACGCTAAAGGAACTATCGGAGTTTGTGAAGCTATAGCTAACTTAGAGAACGCTACAACTATCATCGGTGGAGGAGACTCTGCTGCTGCTGCTATCTCTTTAGGATTCGCTGATAAGTTCTCTCACATCTCTACTGGTGGAGGAGCTTCTCTAGAATATTTAGAAGGTAAAAAATTACCAGGTGTAGAATCTATTTCTAACAAGTAATATATAAATAATTTAAAAATTAAGACTACCACATTAATTTTTAGAACAAAAAAAGGACGTTTTATCAACGTCCTTTTTCTATTTTAACCTTTAAACTATTTAAATTAAAATACTTTAATAAAAAAAGAACTCCGGGGGGTGGAGTTCTTCTGGAATTTTTCTCAAATATATATTAGGGGGAATATATTAGAGAAAAGGATTTGTACATATAGAGTATCATTTTTGAGGTAGCATGTATATATACTTTTTTTAACTCTTTTTATATCATAAAAAACACATTTATTACTTTTTAAAATTTTCAAATCTTTTATCTAAGACATATTCTATGAAACACCTTTGAATCTCTCTTAAACTTAAAGTATTTACTTTTCTTAAAGTTTTTATACTATAACTTTCTGTATCTGATATTATTAAATTATAACTATCAATCTCTTCTTTACTTTTAAATCTAAACTCTAAAAAAGATTCTGTTGTAAAGGATATTTTAGGATAAAAAACTTTCATAGCTTCTATAACTCTTTGACTGTATTCATTATCAATATTTCTTGATACACTTAATACTTTAAAACCCT
Encoded proteins:
- a CDS encoding basic amino acid/polyamine antiporter; the encoded protein is MEKKSSLGIFTLSTIVVGSMIGGGIFNMPKNIAQSSSAGAAMIGWLISGIGVLFLAKTFQILASETPDVTDGIYKYAKEGFGTFSGFHSAWGYWISNVISNASYPVLLVQTLNYFFPSIGPINSFNGIILGSVLIWIVIGTALAGDVGLKFINVLATIGKVVAIFLGVIILYIGFTRQIFFKDFWGGSFNNASIFSQVKGCMLQTLWAFIGIEGAVVISDKASDIKLVGRATMIGYFISLFLYVFIVLLSYGVLSDAELAALKDPALSYIIEAVIGPVGATLVNVAVLISVGGAWLSWTFLTAEIPYNVALDGLFPNFFKKVNKNDACSGALFTNGILKQIVFFLSLSAQNAYLVITNSASCMILIPYIFSSLFLMKIAIKHAHKKCFYWGIGGVIYGAWMIYSSGLSYVFQSLTIYSLGTLYFLFDTKRKTGYFFQNIKEKLISFIILTLGFISFYSIIT
- a CDS encoding HD domain-containing phosphohydrolase — encoded protein: MLKFLLFSFLLCTTLMGKEHVVLLENENSFFFYKEKNQYKGLYPKIFEDINKKKKINLNLKELDTNLILDMEKGKNILIMDLIENEERREKYYFIPTFFYLKANMYFLNNNFIDITNFYKKRVGVIKGTYLDREFLEKYDFLHSEIIDIETREKGLQMLKDGEVDGFVADNQYGFKDNLSKIELSRIPIMVTTLAVPKSEKKLYKNLKRYFEEISPETLKNMISDSRREYYKDKFGDKYTNLKDKSISVVFPTEKTNYPLYYIEDGEEKGLAIEYLKDVGEILGIQVRKIFYSKEEDWKSNDITIASTIESSIRDNENYTNPYYTLTPVIFNRKEDGFINNLVEARKKRFAVVENSYYMDYLRKFLKEENFIYAKDMDETIEKVKRKEADYSIGDYKTLINKLYNTGYDKEIKIAGILDKKYDVSMVVNSEQKELYEALKDISASFLNENMSKNIYLEKNSYETDKSKKILIFSMGILLISFILLYKGRKNLVEKRKYEDLMLSLVSSLEAVNQFNDLETGNHIKRLNLYSELLANKLGCSKKFYEEIGRVASLHDVGKIGIDRSILKKPGKLTEEEFKVIKEHPEIGYEIIKKSGVSIMAENIARYHHEKWDGSGYPCGLKGLEIPLEARIVSVVDVYDALRQKRVYKDGFTHEKAIEIIKNESGKSFDPNIVKIFLENEFKFERLFNSNI
- the gap gene encoding type I glyceraldehyde-3-phosphate dehydrogenase — protein: MAVKVAINGFGRIGRLALRLMMNNPEFEVVAINDLTDAKTLAHLFKYDSAQGRFNGTIEVIEGGFSVNGKEIKVLADRDPKNLPWGELKVDVVLECTGFFTSQEKAGLHLEAGAKKVVISAPATGDIKTVVYNVNHQILDGTETVISGASCTTNCLAPMANVLNNEFGVVEGLMTTIHAYTNDQNTLDGPHGKGDLRRGRAAAANIVPNTTGAAKAIGLVIPALAGKLDGAAQRVPVITGSLTELVTVLEKPVTVAEINAAMKAAANESFGYTEEELVSSDIIGIEFGSLFDATQTRVMTVGDKQLVKTVAWYDNEMSYTAQLIRTLKYFVEISK
- a CDS encoding phosphoglycerate kinase; translated protein: MAKKIVTDLNVAGKKVLMRVDFNVPMKDGKITDENRIVAALPTIKYVLENGGKVIAFSHLGKVKEAADLEKRNIEPVAKRLAELLGQPVTFINATRGEELEKAVANLKDGEILMFQNTRFEDLDGKKESKNDPELGKYWASLGDLFVNDAFGTAHRAHASNVGIAANIGEGNTAAGFLMEKEIKFIGGAVDAPERPLVAILGGAKVSDKIGVIENLLVKADKILIGGAMMFTFFKALGKNTGKSLVEEDKVELAKSLLEKANGKIILPIDTVICKEFSNDAPHSVVSVDAIPDDEMGLDVGPATVKLFADQLVGAKTVVWNGPMGVFEMSNYAKGTIGVCEAIANLENATTIIGGGDSAAAAISLGFADKFSHISTGGGASLEYLEGKKLPGVESISNK